In Archocentrus centrarchus isolate MPI-CPG fArcCen1 chromosome 16, fArcCen1, whole genome shotgun sequence, a single window of DNA contains:
- the LOC115794384 gene encoding zinc finger protein 70 — MSEDSSSDGEWCVSSRKCVYPAAKCWECGKKIHNLTKLISHYKSHNIKATCHICKVTFRRLTSLSTHLDNAHLPPVCKTCHQSFSNVWELNKHAGRRCMGSELYQEDSSLICKRQNSESSPNEMTMQQNANTVLHDSLPVLRSAQRPEMKPETPENSVEYVLGADDEDIGTGSHSDKADDSTSSESEDEGKTHSKPNNLCPDLSEIGGCSNPSLPSDSSDFSGGPDSKATSAPLPSAHSLMCTVCGRGPFRSLKLHMLHCSGVRVKYQCCVCRRVFLTEDAVKEHHMALYACDICGEVFSHRNLYCSHQCPKGNKSPLVLFCSESMPKACKICKCCFTSEKFLLDHVTKAHTSVVSTKVCIITNPSLLTDDNPGVRITKVEFQSTISSPKLVNQAINGKHNVVQTLVTNGALAQLNQQPSSHLCAPLSVLSRPTDANHETASSNPTSRPMPTILAMFENDSHHLALMKRMNTSWRAKAPYPCRQCGAVLRQPSLIISHRYLHRGHRSHQCPCGRAFKHRLHLLRHCVQHAEAISYICVCCGDTFTGAKLLAQHLKGQSLKKSPSGCTWKRKVKRTCRMPFTCDCGELFFRPSAYIWHQLKNRTRSNKLKKPMI; from the coding sequence ATGTCTGAAGACTCAAGCAGCGATGGAGAGTGGTGTGTATCTTCTAGGAAGTGTGTGTACCCAGCAGCAAAATGTTgggaatgtgggaaaaaaatccacaatCTCACTAAATTGATCTCACACTATAAAAGCCACAATATCAAAGCCACCTGCCACATCTGCAAGGTTACGTTCCGTCGCCTGACGTCCCTCTCAACACACCTGGATAATGCACACCTGCCACCTGTCTGCAAAACGTGTCATCAGTCTTTCAGCAACGTCTGGGAGCTGAACAAACATGCGGGGAGACGCTGCATGGGCTCTGAGTTATATCAAGAAGATTCCTCTTTGATTTGTAAGAGGCAGAACAGTGAAAGctctcctaatgagatgacgatGCAGCAAAATGCAAATACTGTACTACATGACTCGCTGCCAGTGTTGAGGTCTGCCCAAAGACCTGAGATGAAGCCTGAGACACCTGAAAACAGTGTGGAGTATGTATTGGGTGCAGATGATGAGGATATTGGCACTGGAAGTCATTCTGACAAGGCAGATGATTCAACAAGCTCTGAATCTGAAGACGAAGGCAAAACGCACTCTAAACCTAATAACCTGTGTCCAGATCTTTCTGAAATCGGAGGTTGCTCAAACCCAAGTTTGCCCAGTGATTCTAGTGATTTTTCAGGTGGTCCAGATTCTAAAGCAACATCGGCACCCCTTCCTAGTGCTCACAGTTTAATGTGCACAGTGTGTGGCCGAGGCCCATTTAGGTCACTTAAGCTTCAtatgctgcactgcagtggtgtaAGGGTAAAATATCAGTGCTGTGTTTGCCGGAGGGTCTTTCTAACTGAAGATGCTGTTAAGGAACACCACATGGCTTTGTATGCCTGTGACATCTGTGGTGAAGTGTTCAGTCACAGGAACTTGTACTGTAGTCACCAGTGTCCCAAAGGAAACAAGTCACCTTTGGTGCTCTTTTGCTCTGAGTCAATGCCGAAAGCATGTAAGATATGCAAATGCTGTTTTACCTCTGAGAAATTTTTGTTAGACCATGTAACCAAAGCTCACACATCAGTGGTCAGCACCAAGGTATGCATTATTACTAATCCATCACTGTTGACTGATGATAACCCAGGTGTCCGTATCACAAAAGTCGAGTTCCAGTCAACCATCTCTAGTCCAAAGTTAGTGAACCAGGCCATTAATGGAAAGCACAATGTTGTCCAAACATTAGTGACAAACGGTGCCCTAGCTCAGCTGAACCAGCAGCCTTCAAGCCACCTTTGTGCACCTCTTTCTGTCCTTTCTAGGCCCACTGATGCAAACCATGAGACCGCCTCCTCTAACCCCACCTCACGACCAATGCCCACTATCCTGGCCATGTTTGAGAATGACAGCCATCACTTGGCATTGATGAAACGCATGAACACCAGCTGGCGCGCCAAGGCTCCTTATCCCTGCAGGCAGTGTGGTGCCGTCCTGCGGCAGCCGTCGCTTATCATCAGCCACCGCTACCTCCACCGAGGCCACCGCTCGCACCAGTGCCCATGCGGACGAGCTTTTAAACACCGACTGCACCTCCTGCGACACTGTGTTCAGCATGCAGAGGCCATAAGCTACATCTGTGTCTGCTGTGGGGACACTTTCACAGGAGCAAAACTCCTGGCTCAGCACCTGAAGGGCCAGTCCCTTAAAAAATCTCCCTCTGGGTGCACTTGGAAAAGAAAAGTCAAGAGGACGTGCAGAATGCCCTTTACGTGCGACTGCGGAGAACTGTTTTTTAGGCCTTCGGCTTACATATGGCACCAACTTAAGAACAGGACAAGAAGTAACAAACTGAAGAAGCCTATGATATGA